In Euphorbia lathyris chromosome 2, ddEupLath1.1, whole genome shotgun sequence, the sequence tcttctcttctggAGAGAAAATGCAAGTTTTGCATTCTGTTGAAAGTAGAGATGCAATTCTGTAATTTTCTTCACCTCCAAGAACTGGCATAGCAACACCTGGCTTTGCTGGGTTCTCAAAATCAGGCCTATAAGTCCTTCCTAAAACACCATCAACCTTAGGTGAAAGGTTCATGAACCTGAACTGAATCTCCAAATGCACAAAACAATCATCAGAAGGTATTTGATATTTATGGATTCTATCATCTTCTTTACTAACTGGCACCACATTCACCATTATCTCTACAGCATCCTTGAGTGTCAGAATCACACTGTTCTTGCTTGAAACTCTCTCTACTTTCACATCTTTCTCTGGAGAATACCATGTGGAAAGGGATCCTTCTGGAACCACTAATTCTTCCCCATTGTAACTGAACTTCAAATGGTCAATTTGGGAATCCCAAGTTGCAGCCTTTGTGGCCTCAAGAGAGAATGAATGAGAGTTGAAAAGGACACCCAGGGCTTGAATCCAAGTGAAGTCCCTGCTTCTGCCTGCCGGCCTGTGTCCAATGAAACGGCCGTTAATCTGAAGATCAGAATCTGATACTAAGCTGAAATGTTGGTCACTCTTTCCATGGAAATAGAAAACAACACCATCTCCACCAATGAAACGGGGATCGAAGCATGCTGAGCCTGGTGTGTCGCAGTTTGCTTTGCGATCTGTTAACAAAAGAATTATTACCACCAAGCACatattaataataacaaaaaaaaaaaaacctattgATTGATAGTCTTACGCTTGCACTGAGAGTAGCATTGAGGAGAGTTACAGTCGGCATAACAGACTTTGGCTTTGGGATCTTCGGAGGAGAGGCTGGGGCATTCGGCAGGGCACTCTAAATACTTGTCCCCGCATCGACTGAATGGGCTGCAATAGTAAGTTGCAGCATTAGCCTGCTGTGCAATGCCTGCAATGAAGGCTACAACAAGGATAAACAAACAGCTCTTGGCTAACTTCTCCATACTTGTGTAACTACTTAATTAGAAAAGAGGAAGGAAGCCCAGTGATGCAAAACCCCTCTTCTGCTGGAgctatatataatatttttggtGCAGAAATTTGGTCTGTATTAATATTGTTTCCATATTTTAAGTTTGTGATTTACTCTACATCTTATCACATATTGGAAGCATGAACATGGGCTTACTTGGCTCGGCTGCCTTCTATCTGCCAATTGCTTTAATTATATGAATGTGATTTGAAGGCAATAATATACTGATGCATTAAAGATGCAGCATTTGCCCTGGATGAGGATAATATGGCTAGTTGAATGAatttgaaattggaaatgtCAACTTATAACTTGTTTGGTTTTGCAGTAATGAATATGCTGGCTCACCCCAACATTCCAGGATAAGCAATTTCAAAATCActtcattttattaatttaaatggagtAGAATTTCTCTATTATCAAACTAAAAGGAAACAAGTTTACTTCAAGAAAAATGGACTGCAGCATTTAAAGCATATATTTTACAAAAGAATGGCCTACAATTTACAAttaaaaaccggaccggacatcaaatcaaattaacaactgGATTAGAGATCAATCAGTTCAACTGATTGATTTAAATTGGTTGAACAAGATGACGTTataatatctatctatatatatatatatataggagcgGAACTAGGGGTTGGGGGGATCGAGCCCCGGCAGGCGGTCGAagaattgagatttttttttttctctaagtAATGGGtttggtaatattttggagagaattatattgactctatgtagtattattttaatgtttaaagagatgagatggttaaggatgcttctatttgagaggtcctatgtcaacctcattttcttttaaaaagtttttatttattttaattttatttttcaataattataaaaacatattaccatcatctatatataatataaaacagtaacgatggaattgaggtgtcacttcctccttttttagtgacaaaaaatttaatatattaattttaattttattatatatatttatctataaaaagattattgtatccgtactatatctaagagttctacagaatttaaattaatccctaaaatctctctaattctctacacatctatctatatataatataaaacagtaacaatggaactgaggtgtcacttcctccttttttagtgataaaaaatttaatatattaattttaattttattatatatatttatctataaaaagattattgtatccgtactatatctaagagttctacagaatttaaattaatccctaaaatctctctaattctctacacatctatatataatataaaacaataacgatggaactgaggtgtcactttcaccttttttagtgataaaaaatttaatatattaattttaattttattatgtatatttatctataaaaagattattttatctcatatatctaagagtactacagaatttaaattaatccctaaaatctctctaattctctacatatctatatataatataaaactgtaatgatggaactgaggtgtcacttcctccttttttactgataaaaaatataatataatatattagtttttattttattattatatttatctataaaaatattatttaaagtaaatgtgaaaatgaaataataatatttaatttatataacacatttatgtcattaattgtaattattagattgtatttttattaatatttatatattaagatgaatccgtgcatcgcacgggccaaaaactagttaattaatttaaatggactctttatttttattttgataacacttttaaattcatttttaatatatcttatctttatcattaaaaataaaaataaacatatttaatattcatttttattatgtatttaccattaaaaaaaggtaaacatgtttaattttctattagttcaatgctagtttctataaaaaaaatgataacatttttacagttttaatgcgttggaggctaaaaaaattttgcccagactttgaaaatttaccgtcaaccgcacagttaattttgatttttttttgacgttttgaaatttttttattgatatgttTGAACCCCGTGTCATccggggtcctggttccgccactatatatatatattaatcaaattattaattacaaatttATTATCATAATATATCAATTTCAATAAATCAAATATATCAACactaaataaaataatcaaataaataatcttattaaattacaaaaaaataaaaataaatcaaatccAATTATTAGAAATAGTAtaatattttctcaaaaaattataatattaataaattttatatttaaagtatatataaatgtttttttcaattattatttttatattaacaaaataatagataattttttcaaaaaataaaataaagaatagataataaaaatgataaaagaatATTAAATTATTTGACTAAAATAATCACAAGATATTAATATTGTCCTTAGCATTAGGCTacatttgaattaaaaaaagtaCCACAATTTACTAAATAGACTATTAACTATATGATATAAGCAGAGTAAAGAGTATataaacaaatttaaaaatGGGCTTTCTATCTAAATATCataattgaatataaaattacaactaaattattatcaaacttaattattaAGATATcactattttctatatataacaaataatatatactttgactcctaatttaaaaattctacaATTCATAAATGCTAAAATTTagaaaatatatcattaatccttaatttataaactctaatctttaaaatatattaaaaataataattttattagtttggcctaatctaaaattatgacttaatatagtttttcaaatataaatttgtatgtacatttttctttaaaaatccTTAAAAAAGAAGACATGTAAAATTAGAAAGGCTTTTTACATAACAATCACAATGCTAATAATATTTCTAATTAAATCAAATTGGTAActtttatttgtattatatCATATTCATCATTTTTATTCTAGAAATGTCATATAGAAAAGAGATATTTCTGAATTTCTACTCTTTTTCAACTATTTTCAAATCAATTGGTTTTGAATAACTTCCTAATTGACAAATTTCAAAATAAGATCTGCACTAACTTCAAATTCTTACCTATACTTTTCCATATAATTTCCTCAAATTAGAATAATAAGCGGTCCAAATCCAAAAAATAATTTGTGTACAAGTATTTAATACACATTTCATAGGGAGGTTTCTAATTTTCTTGAAAAACATGCATATAGTGAAAAGTACCAATCCCATATCGAAATATtgaagaaagagagaaaaatagtCTAGATGTGTAATAGGTTAGGTAAATAGTAAATAGGTTTTCAATTTGAtcctattttgtaatttttccttgtTTAAATTGAGTTAAATTAAACTCCTACGTGTTTCAATTCGACCCCAATTGTTTAAATTAAGTTCAATTGAATCCATATGCAATTCAATTCCCCTTTTAACGTATTGGAATTTTTAATTTGGACCCCAAACACTTTAATTCATGTAACTAGCCCCCTCATATTACAGTTTAGCctccatttatttttatttttctcatttcctctcttaatttttgttttataaataaataggaaataaagtaattaattattCGGTGATTGATggagtaataaaaaaaaatcatcggTGATTCGATTTATTAATCAACTTCtaatttagaatttatttattcatttcatttcacataaaattcattttctcgTTTACtaatttgatttcttttttgctaaaattattttattttcctactcaaaactacgtagttttgggtggttctcacctagggaagggttctcacttgatccctcccctatatattcAATTTAGAATTTCTGATTCCAAAATCACTATACACAACCAGTCCTGacattgaatatatatatatatatatatatatatagaggagggatcaagtgagaacccctccctaggtgagaaccacccaaaactatgtagttttgagtaggaaaataaaataaaaaacaatactACCTAGGGGATTCAAACCTAGACCTCTTCAGCCACACTCCATATTACCTACCACTAAGCCAATTGCTTTTTTTGTTTATAATATCGCgcactgcttaatataccacggtccttttagcttccattgtttagtatttgacgcatgcacttattaatatcgattaaatatgcataataatgaattattaatagaaaaaaagaaatgtgcataataattaattattaataaaaaaaaaatgtgcataataatgaattattaatagaaaaaaatccaagaatatgctctaatttcttatttatttaattccattatatttttgtaatttatgttatataagaaaatatattttttaaaacatacgttataacgtatattttaacttttaaaacacgaactatgaagtttagaacgtacgacatattttttagaacatacgttatgttttttagaatacgtgttatgttttttcgaacatgaattataaattatattatagaacaaatgaaaaaacgatccagatatctactgatttttttagaacattataaaaaaaagaaatgtgcataataatgaattattaatagaaaaaaattcaagaacatgctccaatttcttatttatttaattcctttatattttgtaatttatgttatataagaaaatatatttttttaaacatacgttataacatataatttaactttttttttgaaacaacatatattttaacttttaaaacacgaactatgaagtttagaacgtacgacatattttttagaacatacgttatgttttttagaacatgtgttatgttttttcgaacatgagttataaattatatttttggaacaaatgaaaaaacgatccaaatatctactgatttttttttagaacattatacttaatttttagaacacaaactacaaactttagaacatacgttatgttttttagaacatacgttatgtattttagaacacgtgttatgttttttcgaacatgagttataaattatatttttggaacaaatgaaaaaacaatccagatatctactgatttttttagaacattatacttaatttttggagcacaaactataaactttagaacatacgttatgtttttttagaacatacgttatgttttttagaatatgagttataaattatattatagaacaaatgcaaaaatggtccatatatttactgttttttaaacattatacttaatttttagaacacaaattataaagttaagaacacatgtaacaatatttagaacatcgtccttaacattttaaaacataaattacaaaaaatatggaggaattaaataaataagaaattagagcatgttcttggatttttttctattaataattcattattatgcacgttttttttctattaataattcattataatgcacatttaa encodes:
- the LOC136216479 gene encoding uncharacterized protein; the protein is MEKLAKSCLFILVVAFIAGIAQQANAATYYCSPFSRCGDKYLECPAECPSLSSEDPKAKVCYADCNSPQCYSQCKHRKANCDTPGSACFDPRFIGGDGVVFYFHGKSDQHFSLVSDSDLQINGRFIGHRPAGRSRDFTWIQALGVLFNSHSFSLEATKAATWDSQIDHLKFSYNGEELVVPEGSLSTWYSPEKDVKVERVSSKNSVILTLKDAVEIMVNVVPVSKEDDRIHKYQIPSDDCFVHLEIQFRFMNLSPKVDGVLGRTYRPDFENPAKPGVAMPVLGGEENYRIASLLSTECKTCIFSPEEKKETSSMINYITLDCTRSASAGYGIVCKK